The DNA window TTTACAAAAAAAATCAAAAGAAAATAAGAAAAAAGAAGCTTCAAAATCTTTCGACTTTGATTCTTTTGAAAATTGATATAATGATTCAAAAGTAGATAAAAAAATTAGTAAATTAACAAAAAAGGAACTTAAAAAAAAGAAATAAAATAAGGCGAGAATTATGAAGAAAAAGAAAGTTATTGTTGGTCTAAGTGGAGGAGTAGATTCTTCTGTTACTGCTGCAATATTATTGGAGCAAGGTTATGATGTTGAAGCTCTTTTTATGAGAAATTGAGATAGTAACTTAAATAATGATATTCTTGGAAATAAATTAGAGGGAGAAGTTTGCCCACAAGAAAAAGATTATTTAGATGCGATAGAAGTTGCAAAAAAATTAAATATAAAAATTCATAGAATTGATTTTATTAAAGAATACTGAGATTATGTTTTTCAATATTTTGTAAATGAATATAAAAAGGGAAGAACACCAAATCCAGATATTCTTTGTAATAAGTATATAAAGTTTGATAAATTTTTAGAGTATTCTATTAATAACCTTAAAGGTGATTATATTGCTATGGGGCACTATGCAGGTGTTAGATTTAATGATGAAATAAAAAAATATGAACTTTTTAAAGGCTTTGACGTTGAAAAAGATCAAAGTTATTTTCTTTGTCAATTAAGTCAAAACCAATTATCAAAGACTCTTTTTCCATTACAAAAATTTAAGAAAAGTGAAATTAGAGATATTGCTAAAAAGTATGATTTAATAACAGCTGAAAAAAAAGATTCTACAGGTATTTGTTTTATTGGAGAAAGAGATTTTGCAAAATTTTTGCAAAATTATATTCCAAATCAACCTGGAGATATTATAGATATTAAAACTAATAAAAAAATTGGAACACATATTGGTGTAATGTACTATACAATTGGTCAAAGAAAAGGTCTAAATCTTGGTGGTCAAAAAGAACCGTATTATGTTGCTCATAAGGATATAGAAAATAAAATTATTTATGTCTCTCCGCTTAGCGACGAGAGCTATTTGGAATCAAAAAGCTGTATAGTAGAAGACTTTAACTTTATATCTAATTACAAAAACTATTTTAAGTCAGATAAATTTGAATGTAATGCAAAATTTAGATATAGACAAAAAGATATTAAAGTAGATGTAGAAGTTATTTCACAAAGTAAAATAAAAATTACTTATAGAGAACCAGTTAGGGCAGTTACAGAAGGTCAAGAAGCAGTGTTATATCTTAATGAAATTTGTCTTGGTGGTGGAGTTATTGATAAAGTTTTAAAAAATTAAAAAAAATGAGTTAAAATAAAAATGAATTAGAAGAAGGTGTAGTTTACATGTTGCTAAGCAGTTCAACAAGTACGATTGTAATTGGAGTTGTTGTTTTAGTTGTTTTAATTTTTGTTATAGTTTCATCAATAACA is part of the Spiroplasma cantharicola genome and encodes:
- the mnmA gene encoding tRNA 2-thiouridine(34) synthase MnmA; this encodes MKKKKVIVGLSGGVDSSVTAAILLEQGYDVEALFMRNWDSNLNNDILGNKLEGEVCPQEKDYLDAIEVAKKLNIKIHRIDFIKEYWDYVFQYFVNEYKKGRTPNPDILCNKYIKFDKFLEYSINNLKGDYIAMGHYAGVRFNDEIKKYELFKGFDVEKDQSYFLCQLSQNQLSKTLFPLQKFKKSEIRDIAKKYDLITAEKKDSTGICFIGERDFAKFLQNYIPNQPGDIIDIKTNKKIGTHIGVMYYTIGQRKGLNLGGQKEPYYVAHKDIENKIIYVSPLSDESYLESKSCIVEDFNFISNYKNYFKSDKFECNAKFRYRQKDIKVDVEVISQSKIKITYREPVRAVTEGQEAVLYLNEICLGGGVIDKVLKN